The Agromyces sp. G08B096 DNA window AGCCGATCCGCTCGCTCCCGCAGCACGAGACCGAACGACTGCTCGAGGCGCGACTGCACGAGCTTGCACCCGACGCGCTGCGACGCGGCGTCGAGGTGACCGGCGTCCGCGACCGCGGGACCGGCGTCGAGGTCGTCGCCGCCGACGGCCGGACCGTCGCTGCGGCCTACGCGATCGCGGCCGACGGGGTGCGCAGCACGATGCGCGACCTGAGCGGGTTCGGCTGGCGCGACCGGCGCGGTGCCGGCGAATACGTCATGACCGACACCGTCGACACGACCGGGGAGCCCGAGACCGCCCTGCTGCACTTCGAGCCGGCTGGCGTCGTCGAGTCGTTCCCGCTCCCGGGCGGGCGCCGGCGGTGGGTCGCCCGCGTCCGGAGACGCCCGGCCTCCGTGACGCCCGACACACTCGTCACCATCGTGCAGGCGCGGCTCGAGGCATCCCTCGACCCGGCCGCGATGGACCCGCCGACTGCGTTCACCGCCCGCCAACGGCTCGCCGACCGGTTCGCCGACGGCCGGATCGCGCTCGCCGGAGACGCGGCGCACGAGGTGAGCCCCATCGGCGGCCAGGGCATGAACCTCGGCTGGCTCGACGCGATCCATCTCGACCGCGCGCTCGCGGCCGCCCTCTCGCGCGGAGCGGGCGCATCACCGCACGAGGCGTTCGGCGCGTACGCCGTCGCTCGCCGCCGGGCCGCCTCGCGCGCGATGCGGCAGGCGGCGTTCAACATGAGGATGGGCGCGCCCGTGGCGGGCGTCCGGCTGCGACTCCGGAACGCCGCCGTGCGCACCCTCGCGGTGCCGCCGCTCCGGCGGGTGCTCGCCGACGCGTTCACGATGCGCCGGCTCTGAGCCCGCGGGGAACCGGCCGGCCGTCGGAGTCGGAGGCGGTCAGGCGACGGCCGCGAGCGCTTCCGGCAGCATCGTGACGCCGTCGGAGGCCAGGAAGTGGCCAGCGCCCGGCACGACCTGCGCCGACGTGCCGAGGAGCCCAGCCAGCCGATCCGTGTGCTCGGCGGGCACGATCAGGTCGTCGTCCGATCGCAGCACCGTGATCGACTCGACGCGATCCCGGATCGCGGAGACGTCGACGCCGTCGCCGATGAAGCCGTCGAGGGACGGCAGCGCCGGCAGCGGGTCGACGAACCCCGAGACGAGCACGAGCGCGCCCAAGCGCCAGGGCTCGCGGAGCGAGGCGAGGTGTCGCAGCGCGGCGAGGCATCCGAGGCTGTGCGCGATCACGGTCAGGTCGGGCCCCGGTACCCCGAGTGCCTCGGCGGTGGCGGCCGCCCAGCGCTCACGGGAGGGCGATCCGGGGTCGGGAAGGGCGGGGACCGTTGTGGGCGTGCCCGCGCGGGTGAGTCGGTCGGCGAGCCATCCGAACCAGTGGTCATCGGGCGTCGCCCCATAGCCGTGGACGATCACGGCTCGTCTGCCGGTGCTGGTGGTCATGGCACTGGAGGATAGACCTTGACACCAGTGTGAAGGTCAAATCGGCCGAGACGTCGCGCTCGGTCAGCCGTCGGCCTCGGCGTCGGCGTCGGCAGTCGAGTTCAGCCGTCGGTGCGCGTGAGCAGGAACAGCGGGATGAGCCGGTCGGTCTTCGTCTGGTAGTTCGCGTAGTCGGGCCAAGCGTCGACCGCACGCGCCCACCAGGTCTCGCGCTCGGCGCCCTCGAGTTCGCGGGCCACATAGTCGTGCTTCTCGGCACCGTCCTGGAGCTCGACGTGCGGGTTCGCGATGAGGTTCCAGTACCACTTCGGGTGCTCGGGCGCGCCGCCCTGCGAGGCGACCACGACGTACTCGCCGTCGTGCTCGACGCGCATGAGCGGCGTCTTCCGGAGCTTGCCCGACGTCGCGCCGACGCTCGTCAGCACGATGATCGGCTTGCCACGCAGCGTGTTCGCCTTCGCGCCATCGGATGCCTCGTACGACTCGGCCTGCTTCCGCGCCCAGTCGGATGTGCTCGGTGCGTACTCGCCCTGCAGCGGCATGTGGGCCCCCTCCGTCGTGATGTCCTTCCAGGCTAATCCGGCGTGAGGCGGCTCCGGACCGCGAGCGCCGCGCACCCGATCACCGCGAGTCCGCCGACGACCGTGGCCCAGCCGACGGACTCGTGCAGGATGAGCGCGGCCCACAGGATGTTCATGACGGGTTGCACGAGTTGCACCTGGCTGACCTGCGCCATCGGCCCGATCGCGAGGCCGTGGTACCAGGCGAAGAACCCGAGGAACATGCTGACGACGCCGAGGTAGGCGAACGCGAGCCACTCGGCGGGCGTGGCGGTCGGGGGCTCCTGCGCGAGGGCGACCGCCGTGCACGCGACCATGACGGGAGCGGCGACCACCAGCGCCCACGACACGGTCTGCCACGCTCCGAGCTCTCGCGCGAGCAGCCCGCCCTCGGCGTAGCCGATGGCGGCCGCGAGGACGGCGGCGAAGAGCAGCAGGTCCGACCAGTGCCACGCGCCCAGCCCGCCGTTCTGCAGGGCGGCGAACACCGTGACGGCGAGTGCCCCGAGTCCGGCGAAGATCCAGAAGCTCCGCAGCGGTCGCTCCTTTGCGCGCAGCACGGCCATGGCGGCCGTCGCCGCGGGCAGCAGGCCGACCACCACGGCGCCGTGACTCGCCGGCGCCGTGGTGAGCGCGAAGGAGGTGAGCAGCGGGAATCCGGCGACGACGCCGCCTGCCACGACGGCGAGGCGCACCCATTGGCGCCCGCTGGGCAGCCGCTGGCGGGTGAGCGCGAGTGCGGCCGCGGCGAGCACGGCGGCGACGACCGCCCGTCCGGAGCCGATGAACAGCGGCGAGAGCCCTCCGACGGCGAGCCGCGTGAACGGCAGCGTGAACGAGAAGGCGGTGACGCCGAGCAGGCCCCACCAGAGGCCGGCGCGACTGGATAGCAGTGTCGATCGCGTGGCAGTAGCGCTACTCTGTCCTGTCATGGATCAGAGTAGCACCGGGCGCATCGTCCGAGGCCTGCGCGAGTGGCTCGCCTCCGCGTCGCCCGGTCAGCAGCTGCCGTCGACCCGCGCGCTCGCCGCCGAGTATCGCGCCGGCCCGGTCACCGTGCAGAAGGCCGTCCAGCAACTGATCTCCCTCGGCCTCGTCGAGAGCCGTCCCGGCGTCGGCACCTTCGTGCGCGGCAGGGCCGCGGCGACGCCCGTCGACTACAGCTGGCAGACTGCGGCGCTCG harbors:
- a CDS encoding FAD-dependent monooxygenase, yielding MTEAGGATRHDVVIVGAGAVGLLLACLLAMRGLDVVVLERRDTPGRRTRAIGIHPPGLRALDAAGVGAAVRAAAAPIRTGVVSCRSRVLGRMTFRGEPIRSLPQHETERLLEARLHELAPDALRRGVEVTGVRDRGTGVEVVAADGRTVAAAYAIAADGVRSTMRDLSGFGWRDRRGAGEYVMTDTVDTTGEPETALLHFEPAGVVESFPLPGGRRRWVARVRRRPASVTPDTLVTIVQARLEASLDPAAMDPPTAFTARQRLADRFADGRIALAGDAAHEVSPIGGQGMNLGWLDAIHLDRALAAALSRGAGASPHEAFGAYAVARRRAASRAMRQAAFNMRMGAPVAGVRLRLRNAAVRTLAVPPLRRVLADAFTMRRL
- a CDS encoding alpha/beta hydrolase: MTTSTGRRAVIVHGYGATPDDHWFGWLADRLTRAGTPTTVPALPDPGSPSRERWAAATAEALGVPGPDLTVIAHSLGCLAALRHLASLREPWRLGALVLVSGFVDPLPALPSLDGFIGDGVDVSAIRDRVESITVLRSDDDLIVPAEHTDRLAGLLGTSAQVVPGAGHFLASDGVTMLPEALAAVA
- a CDS encoding nitroreductase family deazaflavin-dependent oxidoreductase produces the protein MPLQGEYAPSTSDWARKQAESYEASDGAKANTLRGKPIIVLTSVGATSGKLRKTPLMRVEHDGEYVVVASQGGAPEHPKWYWNLIANPHVELQDGAEKHDYVARELEGAERETWWARAVDAWPDYANYQTKTDRLIPLFLLTRTDG
- a CDS encoding DMT family transporter; its protein translation is MTGQSSATATRSTLLSSRAGLWWGLLGVTAFSFTLPFTRLAVGGLSPLFIGSGRAVVAAVLAAAALALTRQRLPSGRQWVRLAVVAGGVVAGFPLLTSFALTTAPASHGAVVVGLLPAATAAMAVLRAKERPLRSFWIFAGLGALAVTVFAALQNGGLGAWHWSDLLLFAAVLAAAIGYAEGGLLARELGAWQTVSWALVVAAPVMVACTAVALAQEPPTATPAEWLAFAYLGVVSMFLGFFAWYHGLAIGPMAQVSQVQLVQPVMNILWAALILHESVGWATVVGGLAVIGCAALAVRSRLTPD